One Halobaculum sp. CBA1158 DNA segment encodes these proteins:
- a CDS encoding MATE family efflux transporter — protein sequence MLGALRERLRSALFAFPAVLASLGLVDRRKGREAFDLAVPVMVTGGLRTLLRVVDFLMVGVYAGGAAVAALEFGFQYYFIPFGLALALTSGTISVVSRFQGADKPAEANFAIKQSLWLALLLAVPIILFTHLYAEQLIGVLTNDAETVALGGDYLRVVMYSVGFRFWSMIAARALAGSGDTRTPMYVRLLTLPTNIGLNAALIFGLGPFPELGVVGAAWGTVAATTLAGVVFAWALLSGRYAVRLPIRGKQWDTDIARELVRVSLPLAGTRLSRTFGRFPFLFVLGVLGTEVVAAYAIGRRVMLLALMPAWGYSTAASTLVGQAIGSGDAEEADDYGWQTLRLAIVTQLLIGAVIAIAARPLAAAFGSENVQLTVTFIRVFGLGVAGFAVARTLRGGLRGAGDTRWPLYGGLLGTYAIRLPIAVLALPAGYTLTLFAGPVAAALGIAPMPIGLPGMGLGLVAVFAAIVGDLYARAVINLIRYHSDAWKTVARESGVGASTEAD from the coding sequence ATGCTGGGTGCCCTCCGGGAACGGCTCCGATCGGCGCTGTTCGCGTTCCCCGCGGTGCTGGCGTCGCTCGGGCTGGTCGACAGGCGAAAGGGCCGGGAGGCGTTCGACCTCGCGGTCCCGGTGATGGTGACCGGCGGGCTCCGGACTCTGCTTCGAGTCGTCGACTTCCTCATGGTCGGGGTGTACGCGGGAGGTGCCGCGGTCGCCGCCCTGGAGTTCGGCTTTCAGTACTACTTCATCCCGTTCGGGCTCGCGCTCGCGCTCACGTCCGGGACGATCAGCGTCGTGTCTCGGTTTCAGGGGGCCGACAAGCCGGCCGAGGCGAACTTCGCGATCAAGCAGTCGCTGTGGCTGGCGCTCCTCCTGGCGGTGCCGATCATCCTGTTCACCCATCTCTACGCCGAGCAGCTGATCGGCGTCCTCACGAACGACGCCGAGACGGTTGCGCTCGGCGGCGACTACCTCCGGGTGGTGATGTACTCGGTCGGGTTCCGATTCTGGTCGATGATCGCCGCCCGAGCGCTCGCGGGGTCGGGCGACACCCGGACGCCGATGTACGTCCGACTGCTCACGCTCCCGACGAATATCGGGCTCAACGCCGCGCTGATCTTCGGGCTCGGGCCGTTTCCCGAACTCGGCGTCGTCGGGGCCGCCTGGGGAACCGTCGCCGCGACGACGCTTGCGGGGGTGGTGTTCGCGTGGGCGCTGTTGTCCGGGCGGTACGCCGTCCGGCTCCCGATCCGCGGCAAGCAGTGGGACACCGACATCGCGCGCGAGCTCGTACGGGTGAGCCTCCCACTCGCGGGAACCCGGCTCTCGCGGACGTTCGGTCGGTTCCCGTTCCTGTTCGTTCTCGGCGTTCTCGGGACGGAGGTCGTCGCCGCCTACGCGATCGGGCGGCGGGTGATGTTGCTGGCGCTGATGCCGGCGTGGGGCTACTCCACGGCGGCGTCGACGCTCGTCGGGCAGGCGATCGGGAGCGGCGACGCCGAGGAGGCCGACGACTACGGCTGGCAGACCCTCCGGCTCGCGATCGTCACTCAGCTCCTGATCGGGGCCGTCATCGCGATCGCCGCCAGACCGCTGGCCGCCGCCTTCGGGTCCGAGAACGTCCAGCTGACGGTCACGTTCATTCGCGTGTTCGGGCTCGGCGTCGCCGGATTCGCGGTCGCGCGGACGCTCCGCGGCGGACTGCGGGGCGCGGGTGACACGCGCTGGCCGCTGTACGGCGGACTGCTCGGCACCTACGCGATCCGGCTCCCGATCGCCGTGCTCGCGCTCCCCGCGGGGTACACGCTGACGCTGTTCGCCGGCCCCGTCGCCGCGGCGCTCGGGATCGCGCCGATGCCGATCGGTCTCCCCGGGATGGGACTGGGACTGGTCGCCGTGTTCGCGGCCATCGTCGGCGACCTCTACGCGCGCGCCGTGATCAACCTCATCCGGTATCACAGCGACGCCTGGAAGACGGTCGCTCGCGAGTCCGGCGTCGGCGCGTCGACCGAGGCGGACTGA
- a CDS encoding aspartate kinase codes for MRVVAKFGGTSLGSGERVERAADSIAAAVEQGHEIAVVASAMGSTTDELLDEITFEVEDDDRAQIVSMGERTSVRMLKAALAARGVNAVFLEPGRDDWPVITDDLGEVDVEATRERAAALAAQLDGVVPVITGFLAQTLDGDVTTLGRGGSDTTAVMLGRYMDADEVVIVTDVEGVMTGDPHVVEGARNVASITVDELRNLSFRGAEVIAPSALVYKDENLGVRVVHYQHGDLLGGGTRIEGSFENLIDMREEPLACITVAGRAIRNRPGILADLSAALRDEGINIDAVASGMDSVTFYVDVDASNRAEAALHDEVVVGDGLLSSVSTEGDYAVVRVMGGELPNRPGVVSDIVGPIADAGITVHDIITSATSVAIFVSWDDREEVLQIVQDEF; via the coding sequence ATGCGAGTCGTCGCGAAGTTCGGCGGCACCTCTCTGGGGTCGGGCGAGCGGGTAGAGCGGGCAGCCGACTCGATCGCCGCCGCCGTCGAACAGGGCCACGAGATCGCCGTCGTCGCCAGCGCGATGGGCTCGACCACGGACGAACTCCTCGACGAGATCACCTTCGAGGTCGAGGACGACGACCGCGCGCAGATCGTCTCGATGGGCGAACGGACCTCCGTGCGAATGCTCAAGGCGGCGCTGGCCGCACGCGGCGTGAACGCCGTCTTCCTCGAACCCGGTCGCGACGACTGGCCGGTCATCACCGACGACCTCGGCGAGGTCGACGTGGAGGCGACGCGGGAGCGAGCGGCCGCGTTGGCGGCCCAACTCGACGGCGTCGTCCCGGTCATCACGGGGTTTCTCGCCCAGACGCTCGACGGCGACGTGACGACGCTCGGCCGCGGCGGGTCGGACACGACCGCCGTGATGCTCGGACGGTACATGGACGCCGACGAGGTCGTCATCGTCACCGACGTCGAGGGCGTCATGACCGGCGACCCCCACGTCGTCGAGGGCGCGCGCAACGTCGCGAGCATCACCGTCGACGAGCTTCGAAACCTCTCGTTCCGCGGCGCGGAGGTGATCGCCCCCTCGGCGCTCGTTTACAAGGACGAGAATCTGGGCGTCCGCGTCGTCCACTACCAGCACGGCGACCTCCTCGGCGGGGGCACCCGGATCGAGGGGAGCTTCGAGAACCTCATCGACATGCGCGAGGAGCCGCTCGCGTGCATCACAGTCGCCGGGCGCGCCATCCGCAACCGACCGGGGATCCTCGCGGACCTGTCGGCGGCGCTTCGCGACGAGGGGATCAACATCGACGCGGTCGCCTCCGGGATGGACTCGGTGACGTTCTACGTCGACGTGGACGCCTCCAACCGCGCGGAGGCGGCCCTCCACGACGAGGTGGTCGTGGGCGACGGCCTGCTGTCGTCGGTCAGCACCGAGGGCGACTACGCCGTCGTCCGCGTGATGGGCGGTGAGCTTCCGAACCGCCCGGGCGTCGTTTCCGACATCGTCGGACCCATCGCCGACGCCGGCATCACCGTCCACGACATCATCACCTCCGCCACCTCCGTCGCCATCTTCGTCAGTTGGGACGACCGCGAGGAGGTGCTGCAGATCGTTCAAGACGAGTTCTGA
- a CDS encoding MFS transporter yields MVSVVRRYYLYRASLSSGFYVPVSVVYMESEGLGLPEIGLVQGTFLFSMVVWELPTGYLGDRLGRRTALALGNVVTVAVMIGFALADSTAGFAAVYALWAVAWTLKTGTNDAWLYELLARDGDGDEFSRIAGRADSTLRLVSGAAALSAGLLYTVAPPLPFLANAGLAALGLPILLTIPRTHGDGDDRREGDVDHAGDADESTGDVDEPTGDGAPASDGAPASDGAPASDGAPAAGDAALGVREAARVLAAQLSRPSIRWIVAYAALFNLVFSVTRVFEQPAMRSVGVPVAGLGVLYAGFKLVSAVASGAAGPIHDRLGTRGTLFLLVPVVGVAYGAVALVPVLLVPALFCRRALQRVTRPVRNGYVNDRVEDAGRATVLSGVSMALTLVSGTANVLGGRVAGSIGPVTFLSTVGVAVAVLGGLLWVAVSPVRAPAAEADVTPS; encoded by the coding sequence ATGGTCTCGGTGGTTCGTCGATACTACCTCTATCGGGCGTCGCTCTCGTCGGGGTTCTACGTCCCCGTCTCGGTCGTCTACATGGAGTCGGAGGGGCTCGGCCTCCCGGAGATCGGGCTGGTCCAGGGGACGTTCCTGTTCTCGATGGTCGTCTGGGAGCTGCCGACCGGCTACCTCGGCGACCGCCTCGGCCGCCGGACCGCCCTCGCCCTCGGCAACGTCGTCACCGTCGCGGTAATGATCGGGTTCGCGCTCGCGGACTCGACGGCCGGATTCGCCGCGGTCTACGCGCTGTGGGCGGTCGCGTGGACGCTCAAGACCGGCACGAACGACGCGTGGCTGTACGAACTGCTCGCGCGCGACGGCGACGGCGACGAGTTCTCCCGGATCGCCGGCCGCGCGGACTCGACGCTCCGGCTGGTCTCGGGGGCCGCGGCGCTCTCGGCGGGCCTGCTGTACACGGTCGCCCCGCCGCTCCCGTTCCTCGCGAACGCGGGGCTTGCCGCGCTCGGTCTGCCGATACTGCTCACGATCCCGCGGACGCACGGGGACGGCGACGACCGCCGGGAGGGCGACGTCGACCACGCCGGCGACGCCGACGAGTCCACCGGCGACGTCGACGAACCCACCGGCGACGGTGCGCCCGCCAGCGACGGTGCACCCGCCAGCGACGGTGCGCCCGCCAGCGACGGTGCGCCCGCCGCCGGCGACGCGGCGCTCGGCGTCCGCGAGGCCGCCCGGGTGCTGGCCGCGCAGCTCTCGCGACCGTCGATCCGATGGATCGTCGCGTACGCGGCGCTGTTCAACCTCGTCTTCTCAGTCACACGGGTGTTCGAGCAGCCGGCGATGCGGTCGGTCGGCGTCCCAGTTGCTGGTCTGGGCGTTCTCTACGCGGGGTTCAAGCTCGTCTCGGCGGTCGCCTCCGGGGCCGCGGGGCCGATCCACGACCGCCTCGGCACCCGCGGGACGCTGTTCCTGTTGGTGCCCGTCGTCGGCGTCGCCTACGGCGCTGTCGCGCTCGTCCCCGTCCTGCTGGTTCCCGCGCTGTTCTGCAGGCGGGCGCTCCAGCGGGTCACCCGCCCGGTCCGCAACGGCTACGTCAACGACCGCGTCGAGGACGCCGGCCGCGCGACGGTGCTGTCGGGGGTGTCGATGGCGCTCACGCTCGTCTCCGGCACCGCGAACGTCCTCGGCGGCCGGGTCGCGGGGTCGATCGGTCCGGTGACGTTCCTCTCGACGGTCGGCGTCGCCGTCGCGGTTCTGGGCGGCCTGCTGTGGGTCGCGGTCTCTCCCGTTCGAGCGCCGGCCGCGGAGGCGGATGTCACGCCGTCCTGA
- a CDS encoding DUF2391 family protein: MGGRSRRYALADTAQQVVGGFLLAGPFVVTEEVWTLAGSMVWYQAVATVLIVLAIGYGALYKADDDRDPDREAEVAGIPVRFLSLVAVSYLSVLILALSFDAPNTFLAEEYGVGTLEQAIVTMKAVSVGAVFSVVGAATADSVF; this comes from the coding sequence ATGGGTGGACGATCCAGGCGGTACGCGCTGGCCGACACCGCCCAACAGGTGGTGGGCGGGTTCCTCCTCGCCGGACCGTTCGTCGTCACCGAGGAGGTGTGGACCCTCGCCGGAAGCATGGTGTGGTACCAGGCGGTCGCGACCGTCCTCATCGTCCTCGCGATCGGCTACGGCGCGCTGTACAAGGCCGACGACGACCGCGACCCCGACCGCGAGGCGGAGGTCGCCGGGATCCCGGTTCGGTTCCTCTCGCTCGTGGCGGTCTCGTACCTCTCGGTCCTGATCCTCGCGCTCTCGTTCGACGCCCCGAACACCTTCCTCGCCGAGGAGTACGGCGTCGGCACCCTCGAGCAGGCTATCGTGACGATGAAGGCCGTCTCCGTGGGCGCGGTGTTCTCGGTGGTCGGCGCGGCCACCGCCGACTCCGTCTTCTGA